Genomic segment of bacterium:
CGCTCCGCCTGGCCGGCTTTGGGCTTTATCCGTTCAATGCATCAAGAATTTCCTGGATCTCTTCCTGGCAGCCGCCACAGCCCGTGCCGGCGGTCGTCGCCTCGCCGACCTCTTCCACGGTTTTCAATCCCTTTTCCTTGATCGCCTTGATGATATCCGCTTTGGAGATCTCGTTGCAGTTGCAAATAATGTCGTCGTCCGCCATCATGCTTCCTTTCTCAGTGGATGCCGAAAATTTTCAGATCCTGTTCAACCGTGGTGTTGGCCTGCACGCCGAATTTTTCCTGCACCAGATTCAAAAGCTTCGGGGTCAGAAATCCCGGCAACGTCGGACCGATATGGGTATTCTTGATGCCGAGATAGAGCAGGGCCAGATGAACGATGATCGCCTTCTGTTCATACCAAGCGATATTGAAGACGATCGGCAGCTGGTTGATATCGTCCAGATGCAAAACCTCTTTCAGCTTTAAAGCGACCAGCGCCCAGGAATAGGAATCGTTGCATTGGCCTGCGTCCAGCACCCGCGGGATGCCGCCGATATCGCCGAGGTTCAATTTGTTGTAGCGATACTTGGCGCACCCCGAGGTCAGGATGACCGTGTCCGGCGGCAGCGCCCGGGCGAACTCTGTATAGTATTCGCGTCCCTTTTGCCGTCCGTCGCATCCGGACATCACCACGAGTTTTTTGATCGCTCCGGCCTTGATCGCCGCAAGGAGTTTATCCGCCAGTGCTAAAACCTGCTCGTGCGCGAAACCGATGGGAATTTCCCCCTTTTCGATCTCTGCGGGGGGCGGACACTTTTTCGCCTGCGCGATGATTTCGCTAAAATCTTTTTGACCGTTGGCCAATTTTTTATCGATGTATTTCCATCCCGGCATACCCGCGGCGCCGGTGGTGTACACCCGGTCGCTGTAGGTCGTGGTTTTGCGCGGCGGGACCAGGCAGTTGGTGGTGAACAGAATCGGGCCGTTGAAACTTTCAAATTCGTCAAGCTGCCGGTGCCACGCGTTGCCATAGTTGCCCGCCAGATGGGCGTATTTCTTGAACGCCGGATAGGCGTGGGCAGGCAACATCTCGGAATGGGTGTACACGTCCACCCCCTGTCCTTCCGTCTGCTGCAGCAATTCCTGCAAATCCTTCAGATCGTGCCCACTGACCAGAATGCCCGGGTTCTTCCTGACTCCGAGCTTCACCTGCGTAATCTGGGGATGGCCGAACGTAGCGGTGTTCGCGCTGTCAAGCAGGGCCATCACCTTGACGCCGTATTCGCCGGTCCGCACCAGCCAATCCAACAGCGTCGCCTCATCCGCAGGGCTGCCGATCTGGACCAGGGCTTTTTGCATGAAATCATAGATCTCTGCCTGTTCATACCCCAGATTAAAGGCGTGCTCCGCATAAGCCGCCATACCCTTAAGGCCGTACAAGACATACTGCTTGAGAGCACGAAGATTTTCATCAGCGTCAAAAGCCAGTGTGCCGACGGTTTCTGCTTTCGCTGAAAACTCGGCCTCGGTGGAAGCATTCCAATGAAGCGCATCTTGTTTTCCGCTGACAGAATAGCGACTTTTCAGATCATCGCGCAGCTTGAGGCCATCCTTGACGGCCGCAAAGATGGCCTGGTCATCAAAGTTGGCGTTGGTGATGGTGATGAACAGGCAATTGGTGATGTGCTTGTCCGCTGCGTTTGTGTCCGCTCCCTTGGCCCGGGCCTCCAGCGCGGCCAGGGAAAGCCCCTGGCAGGTGTAGATCAACAAATCCTGCAGATTGGCGGTAGCCGGTTTTTTTCCACACACCCCATTGAGGGTACAACCGATATTCTTTGCCGTCTCCTGGCATTGATTGCAAAACATTCCCATGGCGCCTCCTTGAGAGAAAGATACCGTCCGGCATCGGCGGCTAAACCGTTCCGGTACAGCATAATGAATACTATGTCCTTCAGTAACCTCTGAATTAAATTCGGCTTTAAAGGTACACTCTACGGCGATCAAAATCAACGATTTCTTCAGCCGCAGCAGTGCCTCCATGCGCTATACGGTCTATAGCTTTCCACGGAGCGAGACGGCGCGACGCAACGGCGGACGAACACGATGATGATAGGGATCTTGGCTTTCCAACTGGCAATGATAAAGCTCGATCAATCGCAGCAGGGCGCGCTCAGCCGTGGGACTGTCCAATCCACCGCCGGCAAAACGCTCGTGGTCCAGTATGGCGCGCAACCGCACGATCTCCCATCGCCAGTTGTTGCGCACCCACTGTGGAAAACGCTGATGCAAGGCCTCAGCCGCAGCAGCCGCATGCCGCACGGCATCGGTATTCACCGGCTGTTTGAGCTGAACGGCTGTCGCCGTGCTTTCGAAGGTATCGATAAGGTTCATAACTTCACCCGTAACGCCTGATCCGAATTCATAGGCGATATATTCCTCCAGAGTGGCTCGGCCGGACTGATCTCTGTTCCAGTAAAACTGCAACGCGACAACTTTGTTCATATCCTCGTAGATGCCCTCACTGTATGGAAATCCTCCCTGAGCGATATGCTTGATCTGATCCCACAAGCGCTGAAACCTGGAGGGCAGAGGATGGGCGCCGAATCCGCCCCAAGGCCAATTGCCCCACATACTGATCTCAGGAAAATTGAGCAAAGGTTTGCCGCCCGGCACGCCCTGTTCAAGCGGATAACGCGGAAAGTCTTCGTGAGAATCGGCGAGAATATAATCCAGCCACCGTCCCTCTTCGGCCAGGAGGCGGGTCAAACCCTGCCATTCTCCTTCCGGCGGCGTATCAAACATCCAAGTGCTGAGGATGGTCTTTAATCGGGGGAAATAGCGCCGGCCGAGTTGAGCGAGTTCGCGTGACATTTTCACATATCCGTTGGAGCCCCACGGTGAGCACTGTTCACAGGCGCAGCCGCCTTCGTCATACGGCCAGAACATGACCGCATCCAATCCGACGTCGACGAGGTTTTCGAACAACTGACGCGTGGTATCGAGAATATAGGTGCGTCCTTCAGGATGGCTGAAGCAGATGGGGTGACCGCTGTTGCCGCGCCGGCCCGTCGGGTCCGGCAGAGGCGTAGCCCGTATGTGTGCCGGTGCTCCGGCGAAAAGCGCGTTGCTCAAACCTGTGACAAACTGCAGCCCCACCTCTTTGGCGGCAAGGACGGTTTGTCGCAGCATGGCCATGGCCGGCTCTGTTTGCGGATCCTTCCAACCCTGCAAATTGATCATCGGCAAGACCGCCATGACTGTATTCACCCCCCACAGTGCGAGGTCTTCCAGGTAACGGGCCATCTCCTGCTTTGCAGCCTGGTGATACCAGTTGTGGAAATGAGTCGCAAAATACATTCCCCGCACGGCGCCCTGCGGGTTGGAAAAGCCTCTCCAAGTGGACGGTTGAAACACACTGTCATAGCCGCTGGTGCGGAGGAACTTGCCGGCGCCGTACAATAAGCCACGCGGAGATCCGCCGGCGATTTGCACCGCAGTTCCTTTTTGCTCGATGCGAAAGGCTTCGGCCGGCAGCCGTTCATCCAGGTCGAGAAGAAGCTGTGCTTCGTCATT
This window contains:
- the hcp gene encoding hydroxylamine reductase gives rise to the protein MGMFCNQCQETAKNIGCTLNGVCGKKPATANLQDLLIYTCQGLSLAALEARAKGADTNAADKHITNCLFITITNANFDDQAIFAAVKDGLKLRDDLKSRYSVSGKQDALHWNASTEAEFSAKAETVGTLAFDADENLRALKQYVLYGLKGMAAYAEHAFNLGYEQAEIYDFMQKALVQIGSPADEATLLDWLVRTGEYGVKVMALLDSANTATFGHPQITQVKLGVRKNPGILVSGHDLKDLQELLQQTEGQGVDVYTHSEMLPAHAYPAFKKYAHLAGNYGNAWHRQLDEFESFNGPILFTTNCLVPPRKTTTYSDRVYTTGAAGMPGWKYIDKKLANGQKDFSEIIAQAKKCPPPAEIEKGEIPIGFAHEQVLALADKLLAAIKAGAIKKLVVMSGCDGRQKGREYYTEFARALPPDTVILTSGCAKYRYNKLNLGDIGGIPRVLDAGQCNDSYSWALVALKLKEVLHLDDINQLPIVFNIAWYEQKAIIVHLALLYLGIKNTHIGPTLPGFLTPKLLNLVQEKFGVQANTTVEQDLKIFGIH
- a CDS encoding (2Fe-2S)-binding protein; protein product: MMADDDIICNCNEISKADIIKAIKEKGLKTVEEVGEATTAGTGCGGCQEEIQEILDALNG